From the Sphingomonas aliaeris genome, one window contains:
- a CDS encoding GNAT family N-acetyltransferase, with translation MTEPHDNPAEHRFELEQDGETAFAAYRVSDDTITFTHTIVPPALEGHGVASRLIAYALGEARSRGMKVVPQCSFVAAYIQRHPETQDLLA, from the coding sequence ATGACCGAACCGCACGACAATCCGGCCGAACATCGCTTCGAACTCGAACAGGATGGCGAAACCGCTTTCGCTGCCTATCGCGTCTCGGACGACACGATCACCTTCACGCACACGATCGTGCCCCCAGCGCTGGAGGGGCACGGCGTCGCCAGCCGCCTGATCGCCTACGCGCTGGGCGAGGCGCGCAGCCGCGGGATGAAGGTGGTGCCGCAATGCAGCTTCGTCGCCGCCTATATCCAGCGGCATCCCGAAACGCAGGATCTGCTCGCCTGA
- a CDS encoding ammonium transporter, with product MDSKLRLAGILGAGATMVAAIPAFANTVAAAADAAPAIAAVVPTDAMVSKGDVAWMLLSAAFVLMMSVPGLALFYGGLVRTKNMLSILMQVLTIVCVAGLVWCAWGYSMAFTNGGSLNAFVGGFSKVMLKGVDANTFAATFSNGVYLPETVFVVFQMTFAMITPALIVGAFAERVKFTPLIIFVVAWLTLVYFPMAHMVWYWPGPDFTAGLPDDHGYLWGLGALDFAGGTVVHINAGIAGLVGCIVIGKRVGYQTDPMPPHSLTMTMIGASLLWVGWFGFNAGSNLEANKFAALAFINTMTATAAAGVMWAVIEQVVHKKPSLLGAASGVVAGLVAITPAAGFANPMTSILLGAVASIVCFFFVTTVKKKFKYDDTLDVFGIHCVGGIIGALGTAIVANPAYGGQGWMDFTVLPAVPGTYDMGAQILTQAKAVGLTLLLSGGVSAILFLILKHTIGLRPSVEVEQEGLDINEHGERAYNY from the coding sequence ATGGATTCCAAACTGAGACTGGCTGGAATATTGGGCGCGGGGGCGACGATGGTCGCCGCCATTCCCGCCTTTGCCAACACCGTCGCCGCTGCGGCCGATGCCGCGCCTGCGATCGCGGCGGTGGTGCCGACCGATGCGATGGTCAGCAAGGGTGACGTCGCGTGGATGCTGCTGTCGGCGGCCTTCGTGCTGATGATGTCGGTGCCGGGCCTCGCCTTGTTCTACGGCGGTCTGGTCCGCACGAAGAACATGCTGTCGATCCTGATGCAGGTGCTGACGATCGTCTGCGTCGCCGGGCTGGTCTGGTGCGCGTGGGGCTATTCGATGGCCTTCACCAATGGCGGCAGCCTCAATGCCTTTGTCGGCGGTTTTTCCAAGGTGATGCTGAAGGGCGTCGATGCGAACACCTTCGCGGCGACCTTCTCGAACGGCGTCTATTTGCCTGAAACCGTGTTCGTCGTCTTCCAGATGACCTTCGCGATGATCACCCCCGCGCTGATCGTCGGGGCCTTCGCCGAACGCGTGAAGTTCACGCCGCTGATCATCTTCGTCGTCGCCTGGCTGACGCTCGTCTACTTCCCGATGGCGCACATGGTCTGGTACTGGCCGGGCCCGGATTTCACCGCCGGCCTGCCCGACGATCACGGCTATCTCTGGGGCTTGGGCGCGCTCGACTTCGCCGGCGGGACCGTCGTGCACATCAATGCGGGCATCGCCGGGCTGGTCGGCTGCATCGTGATCGGCAAGCGCGTTGGGTATCAGACGGATCCCATGCCGCCGCATTCGCTGACAATGACGATGATCGGCGCGTCCCTGCTATGGGTCGGCTGGTTCGGTTTCAACGCCGGTTCCAACCTCGAAGCCAACAAGTTCGCCGCGCTCGCCTTCATCAACACGATGACGGCCACTGCCGCCGCCGGCGTGATGTGGGCGGTGATCGAACAGGTCGTCCACAAGAAGCCGTCGCTGCTGGGCGCAGCCTCGGGTGTCGTCGCCGGTCTGGTCGCGATCACCCCGGCCGCCGGTTTCGCCAACCCGATGACCTCGATCCTGCTTGGCGCCGTCGCTTCGATCGTCTGCTTCTTCTTCGTCACCACCGTGAAGAAGAAGTTCAAGTATGACGATACGCTGGACGTGTTCGGCATCCACTGCGTCGGCGGCATCATCGGTGCGCTCGGCACCGCGATCGTCGCCAACCCCGCTTATGGCGGACAGGGCTGGATGGACTTCACCGTCCTGCCGGCGGTTCCCGGCACGTACGACATGGGCGCGCAGATCCTGACCCAGGCGAAGGCCGTCGGGCTGACGCTGCTGCTCTCGGGTGGCGTCTCGGCGATCCTGTTCCTGATCCTGAAGCACACGATCGGGCTGCGTCCCTCCGTCGAGGTCGAGCAGGAAGGCCTCGACATCAACGAACACGGCGAACGCGCCTATAATTATTGA
- a CDS encoding ComF family protein, with protein MQFGIQPINGNWDDGYVLSKHTISSTYLGDDENGHPKFDTLRSKPGEALYQLKYRNDWKQVAPIAAELATHIWPLFDRIDLIVPMPASTPRDRQPVSELAWALAKIVGAKVSDTLLTKAPTAQLKNLNSKDEKAAILAGQFTVTDAIPGDAKHDVLLLDDLFHTGASMEAACAALRTYPKIGRIYAAAVTWR; from the coding sequence ATGCAGTTCGGTATTCAGCCGATCAACGGGAATTGGGACGACGGCTACGTGTTGTCCAAGCATACGATTTCGAGCACCTATCTTGGCGACGACGAGAATGGCCACCCAAAATTCGATACCCTTCGGTCGAAGCCCGGCGAGGCGCTGTACCAACTGAAATATCGTAACGACTGGAAGCAGGTCGCGCCGATCGCGGCGGAACTCGCGACCCATATCTGGCCGTTGTTCGATCGGATCGACCTGATCGTTCCGATGCCCGCCTCGACCCCGCGCGACAGGCAGCCGGTCAGCGAATTGGCATGGGCGCTCGCCAAGATCGTCGGCGCCAAGGTTTCGGATACGTTGCTCACCAAGGCGCCGACTGCGCAATTGAAAAACCTGAATTCGAAGGACGAGAAGGCGGCGATACTTGCGGGCCAGTTCACGGTGACGGACGCGATACCCGGCGATGCAAAGCACGACGTCCTGCTGCTGGACGATCTGTTCCACACCGGCGCATCGATGGAAGCCGCTTGCGCCGCGTTGCGGACCTATCCAAAGATCGGCCGCATCTACGCTGCTGCCGTAACCTGGAGATAG
- a CDS encoding sterol desaturase family protein yields MMSQKLPDVVQYAVPGFVLLVLVEMIVARVRDRSRYEPKDTLTSLSLGLGSTIAGGLTAGIAFAMAMWVWQFRIFDIGYAWYWFVIAFVIDDFAYYVFHRMAHRVRWFWASHVIHHSSQHYNLSTALRQTWTGFISLGFLFRLPLALIGFPPPMLVFVAGINLVYQFWIHTEAVGKCPHWFEAVMNTPSHHRVHHATNARYLDTNYAGVFIIWDRMFGTFTPERDDDRPRYGIVHNLGSFNLFWAAFHEWIGIAKDVWAAPGIRAKLNYMIKPPGWSHDGSRDTSEIIKEKWAARQRALRGDAQWKKPISSSSAEGLAGAPPPAG; encoded by the coding sequence ATGATGTCCCAGAAGCTGCCAGACGTCGTCCAATATGCCGTGCCGGGTTTCGTCCTGCTCGTGCTGGTAGAGATGATCGTCGCGCGCGTGCGAGACCGCTCGCGTTACGAGCCGAAGGATACACTGACGTCGCTGTCGCTGGGGCTGGGCAGTACGATCGCGGGCGGGCTGACCGCGGGGATCGCCTTCGCGATGGCGATGTGGGTGTGGCAGTTCCGCATCTTCGACATCGGATATGCCTGGTACTGGTTCGTCATCGCCTTCGTGATCGACGATTTCGCCTATTATGTGTTCCACCGCATGGCGCACCGGGTCCGCTGGTTCTGGGCGAGCCATGTCATCCACCATTCGAGCCAGCATTATAACCTGTCGACCGCGCTGCGGCAGACATGGACCGGGTTCATCAGCCTGGGATTCCTGTTCCGGCTGCCGCTGGCGCTGATCGGGTTCCCGCCGCCGATGCTGGTGTTCGTCGCCGGGATCAACCTGGTCTATCAATTTTGGATCCATACCGAGGCGGTCGGCAAATGTCCGCACTGGTTCGAGGCGGTGATGAACACGCCGTCGCACCACCGCGTCCACCATGCGACCAACGCGCGGTATCTGGACACCAATTATGCCGGCGTCTTCATCATCTGGGACAGGATGTTCGGCACCTTCACGCCCGAACGCGACGACGATCGGCCGCGCTACGGCATCGTGCACAATCTGGGCAGCTTCAACCTGTTCTGGGCCGCGTTCCACGAATGGATCGGCATCGCCAAGGATGTGTGGGCAGCGCCCGGCATTCGTGCCAAGCTGAACTATATGATCAAACCGCCGGGGTGGAGCCATGACGGCAGCCGCGACACGTCGGAAATCATCAAGGAAAAATGGGCCGCAAGACAGCGGGCCCTGAGGGGGGATGCGCAATGGAAGAAGCCGATATCGTCGTCGTCGGCGGAGGGTCTGGCGGGAGCGCCGCCGCCGGCCGGCTGA
- a CDS encoding putative signal transducing protein, translated as MSLTELGRYNRNEAHILIGRLESEGIPAIAFDGETSIGDGSYLFIPVRVMVDEDDLEIARRIVADSA; from the coding sequence ATGAGCTTGACCGAACTCGGCCGATACAATCGCAATGAAGCGCACATCCTGATCGGACGCCTTGAATCGGAAGGCATTCCTGCGATCGCATTCGACGGTGAAACCAGCATTGGCGACGGGAGTTATCTGTTCATCCCCGTGCGCGTGATGGTCGACGAAGACGATCTCGAGATTGCCCGCAGGATTGTCGCCGACTCTGCCTGA
- a CDS encoding P-II family nitrogen regulator, whose translation MKLVIAIIKPFKLDEVREALTEIGVAGMTVTEVKGFGRQKGQTEIYRGAEYSTNMVPKIKIEIVCATDLAARVVETVQASANTGAIGDGKIFVLDVGQAVRIRTGETDNTAL comes from the coding sequence ATGAAGCTCGTCATTGCCATCATCAAACCGTTCAAGCTGGACGAAGTGCGCGAGGCGCTGACGGAGATCGGCGTCGCGGGCATGACCGTGACGGAAGTGAAGGGCTTCGGTCGCCAGAAGGGCCAGACCGAAATCTATCGCGGTGCCGAATACAGCACGAACATGGTGCCGAAGATCAAGATCGAGATCGTCTGCGCCACCGATCTCGCGGCGCGCGTCGTCGAAACGGTTCAGGCCTCCGCCAACACCGGCGCGATCGGCGATGGCAAGATCTTCGTCCTCGATGTCGGGCAGGCGGTGCGGATCCGCACCGGCGAAACCGACAACACCGCGCTGTGA
- a CDS encoding GMC family oxidoreductase, whose translation MEEADIVVVGGGSGGSAAAGRLSENGRYSVVLLEAGGTNTGYRTRVPGFIPFQTDKTNWRFDTVPQAELNGRTGFQPRGRGLGGSSAINAMLYLRGNAWDYDNWAALGCTGWSYDDVLPVFKRAECNARGGDDYHGDSGPLRVGDQTSPHTGSLEFVEAARNLQIPIRDDFNGARQDGAGMFQVTQHNGERWSAGRAYLSTKRANLDIRTDVIAERVLFEDGRASGVAYRQGGQERTVKARRAVVMAGGVFGTPQLLMLSGIGPGAHLAELGIDVRVDRPAVGSDLQDHLDYVGAFETDGHFFLGQSLKGTLHMAGAVIEWFRKRTGTMTTPFAEAGAFLTVGADAPAPDIQLHFVPVVLEDHGRTKVKAHGFSVHVCVLRPESRGTVRLRSADAHDAPLIDPAFLTDPRDMTLLKQGIRAMYRIVQTPPLSSHRPRDRYPFAIDDDAALDALIRARSDTIYHPVGTARMGADEDAVCDPRLRVRGVEGLYVADASIMPRLVSGNTNAPSIMIGERCADFVAADLG comes from the coding sequence ATGGAAGAAGCCGATATCGTCGTCGTCGGCGGAGGGTCTGGCGGGAGCGCCGCCGCCGGCCGGCTGAGCGAGAACGGACGCTATTCGGTCGTCCTGCTGGAAGCGGGCGGCACCAATACGGGGTATCGCACGCGCGTCCCCGGCTTCATCCCGTTCCAGACCGACAAGACCAACTGGCGGTTCGATACCGTGCCACAGGCCGAGCTGAACGGGCGAACCGGTTTCCAGCCGCGCGGGCGTGGGCTGGGCGGATCGAGCGCGATCAACGCGATGCTGTATCTGCGCGGGAATGCATGGGATTACGATAATTGGGCGGCTTTGGGCTGCACCGGATGGTCGTATGACGACGTGCTGCCCGTGTTCAAGCGCGCCGAATGCAATGCCCGCGGGGGTGACGATTATCACGGCGATTCCGGCCCGCTGCGCGTCGGGGACCAGACGTCGCCTCATACGGGATCGCTGGAATTCGTCGAGGCGGCGCGCAACCTGCAGATCCCGATCCGTGACGATTTCAACGGCGCGCGTCAGGACGGGGCGGGTATGTTCCAGGTGACTCAGCACAATGGCGAGCGGTGGAGCGCGGGGCGTGCCTATCTGAGCACGAAACGCGCCAATCTGGACATCAGGACGGATGTGATCGCCGAACGCGTGCTGTTCGAGGACGGGCGCGCGAGCGGCGTGGCGTATCGGCAGGGTGGGCAGGAGCGGACCGTCAAGGCGCGGCGTGCGGTGGTGATGGCCGGCGGCGTGTTCGGCACGCCGCAACTGTTGATGCTGTCGGGGATCGGGCCGGGCGCGCATCTGGCGGAGCTCGGTATCGACGTGCGTGTCGATCGGCCGGCGGTGGGATCCGATCTGCAGGATCATCTCGATTATGTCGGCGCGTTCGAGACGGACGGGCACTTCTTCCTCGGCCAGTCGCTGAAGGGGACGCTGCATATGGCGGGTGCGGTGATCGAGTGGTTCCGCAAGCGCACCGGCACGATGACGACGCCGTTCGCCGAGGCGGGCGCGTTCCTGACGGTCGGCGCCGATGCGCCAGCGCCCGATATCCAGCTGCATTTCGTGCCAGTGGTGCTGGAGGATCACGGGCGGACCAAGGTGAAGGCGCACGGCTTCAGCGTACACGTCTGCGTTTTGCGCCCGGAAAGCCGGGGGACGGTACGGCTGCGATCCGCCGACGCGCATGACGCGCCTTTGATCGATCCCGCCTTCCTCACCGATCCGCGCGACATGACACTGCTGAAGCAGGGAATCCGGGCGATGTACCGCATCGTCCAGACGCCGCCGCTGAGTTCGCACCGGCCCCGCGACCGGTATCCGTTCGCGATCGACGATGACGCTGCGCTGGATGCGCTGATCCGGGCACGGTCGGACACCATCTATCACCCGGTGGGGACCGCGCGAATGGGGGCGGACGAGGATGCAGTGTGCGATCCCCGGCTGCGCGTGCGTGGCGTCGAGGGGCTGTACGTGGCGGATGCGTCGATCATGCCGCGGCTCGTTTCGGGAAACACGAATGCGCCGTCGATCATGATCGGGGAAAGGTGTGCGGACTTCGTCGCGGCGGATCTGGGGTAG
- a CDS encoding TIGR01244 family sulfur transferase, with the protein MANILHIDDTISVAPQITPKDVAEIAAAGFTAIVNNRPDDEESGQPDGDAVRAAAEAAGLSYAAIPVTHAGFSHPQLDAMVDVLEAADGPVLAYCRSGTRSCNLWALARAKMGDHPDTLMAKAAAAGYDLTGIRAMLDALASGR; encoded by the coding sequence ATGGCCAATATCCTCCACATCGACGACACGATCTCGGTCGCACCGCAAATCACCCCCAAAGATGTCGCTGAGATCGCGGCGGCGGGCTTTACCGCGATCGTCAACAACCGGCCCGACGACGAGGAATCCGGCCAGCCGGATGGTGACGCGGTGCGCGCGGCGGCGGAGGCGGCGGGGCTGTCTTATGCCGCGATTCCGGTGACGCATGCCGGTTTCTCGCACCCGCAACTGGACGCGATGGTCGATGTGCTGGAGGCGGCGGACGGGCCGGTGCTGGCCTATTGCCGGTCGGGGACGCGCAGTTGCAACCTGTGGGCATTGGCGCGGGCGAAGATGGGCGACCATCCCGATACGTTGATGGCGAAGGCGGCGGCGGCGGGATACGATCTGACCGGGATCCGCGCGATGCTCGACGCGCTCGCCTCGGGCCGGTAA
- the tldD gene encoding metalloprotease TldD, which translates to MTATSDPRAFLYHDGQLDPAEAQRLTAQVLGKADDGELYLQYRKSEAFGFDDGRLKTASYDTQSGFGLRAVSGETTAFAHANELSAAAILRAGETMALIDPATGAKAGPPQGTNRHLYTDADPLDLVPFADKVNLCQTIDAAARARDPRVAQVSVSLMGSWSVVEIVRPDGFVATDIRPLVRLNVSIVVERDGRRETGSFGIGGRYLYHDLMQPETWNRAIDEALAQAVVNLDSVAAPAGEMTVLLGPGWPGILLHEAIGHGLEGDFNRKGTSAFSGRIGERVAAPGVTVVDDGSIADRRGSLSIDDEGTPTQENILIEDGILKGYIHDRLNARLMGVAPTGNGRRESFQHAPMPRMTNTFMRGGRDDPAELLSRVKNGIFAKSFGGGQVDIVSGKFVFSCTEAYKIENGRLGAPIKGATLIGDGPSALTKVIGIGNDFALDEGVGMCGKGGQSVPAGVGQPTILMSGLTVGGTAV; encoded by the coding sequence ATGACAGCGACATCAGATCCCCGCGCCTTCCTGTATCATGACGGTCAGCTCGACCCTGCGGAGGCGCAGCGCCTTACCGCGCAGGTGCTGGGCAAGGCCGATGACGGCGAGCTTTACCTCCAGTACCGCAAGTCCGAGGCGTTCGGCTTCGACGACGGACGGCTGAAGACGGCCAGCTACGATACGCAGTCCGGCTTCGGCCTTCGCGCCGTTTCTGGCGAGACGACCGCGTTCGCCCATGCCAACGAACTGTCCGCGGCCGCGATCCTGCGCGCGGGCGAGACGATGGCCCTTATCGATCCCGCGACCGGTGCGAAGGCCGGTCCGCCGCAGGGAACGAACCGCCACCTCTACACTGATGCCGATCCGCTTGATCTCGTGCCGTTCGCCGACAAGGTGAATCTGTGTCAGACGATCGACGCTGCGGCGCGGGCACGCGATCCGCGCGTGGCGCAGGTTTCGGTCTCGCTGATGGGATCGTGGAGCGTGGTCGAGATCGTTCGCCCAGACGGCTTCGTCGCCACCGACATCCGCCCCCTCGTTCGCCTCAACGTATCGATCGTCGTCGAACGCGACGGACGGCGCGAAACGGGCAGTTTCGGGATCGGCGGTCGCTACCTCTATCACGATCTGATGCAGCCCGAGACGTGGAACCGCGCGATCGACGAAGCACTGGCCCAGGCTGTCGTCAATCTCGACTCGGTCGCCGCGCCGGCTGGCGAGATGACCGTCCTGCTCGGCCCGGGCTGGCCCGGCATCCTTCTGCACGAGGCGATCGGCCACGGGCTAGAGGGCGATTTCAATCGCAAGGGCACGTCTGCATTCTCCGGCCGGATCGGCGAGCGAGTCGCGGCGCCGGGCGTCACCGTGGTGGATGACGGGTCGATCGCAGACCGTCGCGGCTCGCTGAGCATCGACGACGAAGGCACGCCGACGCAGGAGAATATCCTGATCGAGGACGGTATCCTGAAGGGCTATATCCACGATCGCCTGAACGCGCGGCTTATGGGCGTCGCGCCAACCGGCAACGGGCGCCGCGAAAGTTTCCAGCACGCGCCGATGCCACGCATGACCAACACCTTCATGCGCGGCGGTCGCGACGATCCAGCGGAACTGCTGTCCCGCGTCAAGAATGGTATCTTCGCCAAGAGCTTCGGCGGCGGTCAGGTGGATATCGTCTCGGGCAAGTTCGTGTTCAGCTGCACCGAGGCCTACAAGATCGAGAATGGCCGGCTCGGTGCGCCGATCAAGGGTGCGACGTTGATCGGCGACGGGCCGAGCGCACTGACGAAGGTGATCGGGATCGGCAACGATTTCGCGCTGGATGAAGGCGTCGGCATGTGCGGCAAGGGCGGACAGAGCGTCCCGGCCGGCGTCGGTCAGCCGACTATTCTCATGAGCGGACTGACCGTTGGGGGTACTGCCGTCTAA
- the recQ gene encoding DNA helicase RecQ codes for MPVDPLPVLQSTFGFPGFRGVQADVVHRVLAGENTLAVMPTGAGKSLCYQLPSVALEGTCVVVSPLIALMHDQLRAASAIGIRAATLTSVDIDQMETIKRFRRGELDLLYVAPERASGGAFRDLLSQAKLALFAIDEAHCVSEWGHDFRPDYRLLRPLLDHFPDVPRLALTATADEHTRADILDQLGIPREGMIVAGFDRPNIQYRISPKDNTTRQITDLIAETPGAGIVYVQSRAGTEKMAEALAKTGRPTRAYHAGLDPHVRARNQADFVASEDMVICATVAFGMGIDKPDVRFVAHAGLPKSIEAYYQETGRAGRDGDPAVAHMFWGAEDFAKARQRIGEVEPARQAGERTRLTALGALVETPGCRRRILLKHFGDDAPENCGNCDNCLNPPAAIDATEVARKFLSAVFRTGQSFGIGYIEQVLTGVSSERSLMNGHEALGVFGIAPSAEEQALIKPVARALLLRDALRANDFGGLEFGPGARAILKENETVSLIVPPKRERRTRGRGSSAGTAANPTGDPLFEALRARRRTLAAEASVPPYVIFHDSVLRDMATIRPSTLRALGEISGIGARKLEAYGEAFLEVIREG; via the coding sequence ATGCCCGTCGACCCGCTGCCCGTATTGCAATCCACCTTCGGCTTCCCCGGGTTTCGCGGGGTGCAGGCGGACGTCGTCCACCGCGTGCTGGCGGGGGAGAATACGCTGGCGGTGATGCCGACCGGAGCGGGCAAGTCGCTATGTTATCAACTACCCTCGGTCGCGCTGGAGGGGACGTGCGTGGTCGTGTCGCCGCTGATCGCGCTGATGCACGACCAGTTGCGCGCGGCGTCGGCGATCGGGATCCGGGCGGCAACGCTGACGTCGGTCGATATCGACCAGATGGAGACGATCAAGCGGTTCCGGCGCGGCGAGCTGGACCTGTTGTACGTCGCGCCGGAGCGGGCGTCGGGCGGGGCGTTCCGCGACCTGTTGTCACAGGCGAAGCTGGCGCTGTTCGCGATCGACGAGGCGCATTGCGTGTCGGAATGGGGGCACGATTTCCGCCCCGACTACCGGTTGCTGCGGCCGTTGCTCGACCATTTTCCGGACGTGCCGCGGCTCGCGCTGACAGCGACGGCGGACGAGCATACGCGCGCCGACATCTTGGACCAACTGGGAATTCCGCGCGAGGGGATGATCGTCGCCGGGTTCGACCGGCCGAACATCCAGTACCGGATCAGCCCGAAGGACAATACGACCCGCCAGATCACCGACCTGATCGCGGAGACGCCGGGCGCGGGGATCGTCTATGTCCAGAGCCGCGCGGGCACCGAAAAGATGGCGGAAGCGCTGGCGAAGACCGGTCGGCCGACGCGCGCCTATCATGCCGGGCTCGATCCGCATGTCCGCGCGCGCAACCAGGCCGATTTCGTCGCGAGCGAGGACATGGTGATCTGCGCCACGGTGGCGTTCGGGATGGGGATCGACAAGCCGGACGTCCGCTTCGTCGCGCATGCCGGCCTGCCCAAATCGATCGAGGCCTATTATCAGGAGACGGGTCGCGCGGGGCGCGACGGCGATCCGGCGGTGGCGCATATGTTCTGGGGCGCGGAGGATTTCGCCAAGGCGCGGCAGCGGATCGGCGAGGTCGAACCCGCGCGACAGGCGGGCGAGCGGACGCGGCTGACCGCTCTGGGGGCGCTGGTCGAGACGCCGGGGTGCCGAAGGCGTATCCTGCTGAAGCATTTCGGCGACGATGCGCCCGAAAATTGCGGGAATTGCGACAATTGCCTGAACCCGCCCGCCGCGATCGACGCGACGGAGGTGGCGAGGAAATTCCTCTCCGCGGTGTTTCGCACGGGGCAGAGCTTTGGCATCGGTTATATCGAGCAGGTGCTGACCGGCGTGTCGAGCGAGCGCAGCCTGATGAACGGGCACGAGGCGCTGGGCGTGTTCGGCATCGCGCCGTCGGCGGAGGAGCAGGCGCTGATCAAGCCGGTGGCGCGCGCATTGCTGCTGCGCGATGCGCTGCGAGCGAACGATTTCGGCGGGCTGGAATTCGGTCCCGGCGCTCGGGCCATCCTGAAAGAGAATGAGACGGTGTCGCTGATCGTCCCGCCCAAGCGCGAGCGGCGGACGCGTGGGCGGGGCAGTTCGGCGGGCACGGCGGCGAACCCAACCGGCGATCCCTTGTTCGAGGCGCTGCGTGCACGGCGGCGGACGCTGGCGGCGGAGGCGAGCGTGCCGCCATACGTGATCTTCCACGATTCTGTGCTGCGCGACATGGCGACGATCCGGCCGTCGACGTTGCGCGCGCTAGGCGAGATCAGCGGGATCGGGGCGCGCAAGCTGGAGGCTTATGGCGAGGCGTTTCTGGAGGTGATCCGGGAAGGGTGA
- a CDS encoding DUF3224 domain-containing protein, with protein sequence MKHATGTFEVKMTPEAQAPASDDGLPTSRLGIAKTFSGDLTGTATGTMLAAGEPKPGLPAGYVAIDQVHGTLEGRTGGFLMLHRGTIDPAGKADLSVIISPGSGTGALAGIAGTFSIEMKEGKHFYDLAYTLPAKS encoded by the coding sequence ATGAAGCACGCCACCGGCACGTTCGAGGTTAAGATGACGCCCGAGGCGCAGGCGCCGGCTTCCGACGACGGCCTGCCGACCAGCCGGCTGGGTATCGCTAAGACGTTCAGCGGCGATCTGACGGGAACCGCGACGGGCACGATGCTCGCGGCGGGCGAGCCCAAACCGGGGTTACCCGCAGGCTATGTCGCGATCGATCAGGTCCATGGCACGCTGGAAGGACGTACCGGCGGTTTCCTCATGCTCCATCGCGGCACGATCGATCCGGCGGGTAAGGCAGACCTCAGCGTCATCATCTCGCCGGGAAGCGGTACCGGTGCGCTGGCCGGGATAGCGGGCACCTTCTCGATCGAAATGAAAGAGGGCAAGCACTTCTACGATCTCGCCTACACCCTGCCGGCCAAATCCTGA